The Ancylobacter sp. WKF20 genome contains a region encoding:
- a CDS encoding ATP phosphoribosyltransferase regulatory subunit, which produces MPAEMSHADDLLALYARAGFARVEPPVLQPADAFLDLSGEEMRRTMFITTDPEGRELCLRPDLTLPVCRLYIADGAAQPRDFAYLGPVFRSDVAQGELLQAGVESFGRTDREAADAELLALGLETAALWGVIDPTIRLGDAGLFAALLDALDLPPGWRRRLMKDFARSGDLRADLEALKQRPEAGGVSAHAGVLSALAGSDPAAARALVADLLSIAGITTVAGRTVSEIAERFLEQAAPGDAEGLAPEKVAVLERYLAIQGNPDAAAGALRALADEAGLDLAAALDSFESRTNFIAAQGIEPERLSFAAAFGRPLDYYSGMVFELHENGNGAPLVAGGRYDGLLARLGAPEPVPAVGFAVWLDRLDAVEARQ; this is translated from the coding sequence ATGCCCGCCGAAATGAGCCACGCCGACGACTTGCTCGCGCTCTATGCGCGGGCCGGATTCGCGCGTGTCGAGCCGCCGGTGCTCCAGCCGGCCGACGCCTTTCTCGACCTCTCCGGCGAGGAAATGCGGCGGACCATGTTCATCACCACCGACCCGGAGGGGCGCGAGCTCTGCCTGCGGCCGGACCTCACTTTGCCCGTGTGCCGCCTCTACATCGCCGACGGTGCCGCCCAGCCGCGCGATTTCGCCTATCTCGGCCCGGTGTTCCGCTCGGATGTGGCGCAGGGCGAGCTGTTGCAGGCGGGTGTGGAATCCTTCGGCCGCACGGATCGCGAAGCCGCCGATGCCGAGCTTCTGGCGCTGGGGCTGGAGACGGCCGCGCTCTGGGGCGTGATCGACCCGACCATCCGCCTCGGCGATGCCGGGCTGTTCGCCGCCCTGCTCGACGCGCTTGACCTGCCGCCCGGCTGGCGGCGCCGGCTGATGAAGGATTTCGCCCGCTCCGGCGATCTGCGCGCCGATCTCGAGGCGCTGAAGCAGCGCCCGGAAGCCGGCGGCGTTTCCGCCCATGCCGGCGTGCTCTCGGCGCTGGCCGGCTCCGACCCCGCCGCCGCCCGCGCGCTGGTGGCGGACCTGCTGTCCATCGCCGGCATCACCACGGTGGCCGGCCGCACCGTCTCAGAAATCGCCGAGCGCTTCCTGGAGCAGGCCGCCCCCGGTGACGCGGAGGGGCTGGCGCCCGAGAAGGTCGCGGTGCTCGAGCGCTATCTCGCCATTCAGGGCAATCCCGACGCCGCCGCCGGCGCGCTGCGGGCGCTGGCCGACGAGGCGGGGCTGGACCTTGCCGCCGCGCTCGACAGCTTCGAGAGCCGCACCAATTTCATCGCCGCGCAGGGCATCGAGCCCGAGCGCCTGTCCTTCGCCGCCGCCTTCGGCCGGCCGCTCGACTATTACAGCGGCATGGTGTTCGAGCTGCACGAGAATGGAAACGGCGCGCCACTGGTCGCCGGCGGGCGCTATGACGGGCTGCTCGCCCGGCTCGGCGCGCCGGAGCCCGTGCCGGCGGTCGGTTTCGCCGTCTGGCTCGACCGCCTCGACGCCGTGGAGGCGCGCCAATGA
- the hisS gene encoding histidine--tRNA ligase, giving the protein MAKDKPSKLKARMPRGFADRGPAELGATRAMLETIRKVYELYGFEALETPFIEYTDALGKFLPDQDRPNEGVFSFQDDDEQWLSLRYDLTAPLARHVAENFDKLPKPFRSYRAGWVFRNEKPGPGRFRQFMQFDADTVGAPTVAADAEICMMMADTLEALGLKGQFVIKVNNRKVLDGVLEAIGLGGEENAGRRLTVLRAIDKFDKVGIDGVRDLLGPGRWENPEAKSGDFTKGAGLDEGQTQVVLSMLTPGGGEFVPASATYLDGRRELDEIEALVNGAGYQERIRIDPSVVRGLEYYTGPVFEAELTFTVSDEKGRPVRFGSVGGGGRYDGLVGRFRGEAVPATGFSIGVSRLASALSYLKTEAKPEFGPVVVVVMDRDQTAHYMGLVAQLRNSGIRAEMYLGNPKNLGNQFKYADRRNSPCVVIQGSDERAAGTVQIKDLIEGAKAAAAITDNAEWRESRPAQFSCAEAELVAKVIEVLDHHGVPHGAALG; this is encoded by the coding sequence ATGGCCAAGGACAAGCCCAGCAAACTCAAGGCGCGGATGCCGCGCGGCTTTGCCGATCGCGGGCCGGCCGAGCTCGGCGCCACGCGCGCCATGCTGGAGACCATCCGCAAGGTCTATGAGCTCTACGGCTTCGAGGCGCTGGAAACTCCCTTCATCGAATACACCGACGCGCTCGGCAAATTCCTGCCCGATCAGGACCGGCCGAATGAGGGCGTGTTCTCCTTCCAGGACGATGACGAGCAGTGGCTGTCGCTGCGCTACGACCTGACCGCCCCGCTCGCCCGCCATGTGGCGGAGAATTTCGACAAGCTGCCCAAACCCTTCCGCTCCTACCGGGCCGGCTGGGTGTTCCGCAACGAGAAGCCCGGCCCCGGCCGCTTCCGCCAGTTCATGCAGTTCGACGCCGACACGGTGGGCGCCCCCACCGTCGCGGCGGATGCCGAGATCTGCATGATGATGGCCGACACGCTGGAAGCGCTGGGCCTCAAGGGCCAGTTCGTCATCAAGGTCAATAACCGCAAAGTGCTGGACGGCGTGCTGGAGGCCATCGGCCTCGGCGGCGAGGAAAATGCCGGCCGCCGCCTCACCGTGCTGCGCGCCATCGACAAGTTTGACAAGGTCGGCATTGACGGCGTGCGCGACCTGCTCGGCCCCGGCCGCTGGGAGAACCCCGAGGCCAAGAGCGGGGATTTCACCAAGGGCGCGGGGCTGGATGAGGGGCAGACGCAGGTTGTCCTGTCCATGCTCACCCCCGGCGGTGGCGAATTTGTTCCGGCCAGCGCGACCTATCTCGACGGACGCCGCGAACTGGACGAGATCGAGGCGCTGGTGAACGGAGCCGGCTATCAAGAGCGAATCCGCATCGACCCCTCCGTCGTCCGCGGCCTTGAATATTACACCGGCCCGGTCTTCGAGGCCGAGCTGACCTTTACCGTCTCGGACGAGAAGGGCCGCCCGGTGCGCTTTGGCTCGGTCGGCGGCGGCGGGCGCTATGACGGGCTGGTCGGCCGCTTCCGCGGCGAGGCGGTGCCAGCGACCGGTTTCTCCATCGGCGTCTCGCGCCTCGCTTCCGCGCTCTCCTATCTGAAAACGGAAGCCAAACCCGAGTTCGGCCCGGTCGTGGTGGTGGTCATGGATCGCGACCAGACGGCCCATTATATGGGCCTCGTGGCGCAGTTGCGTAACAGCGGCATCCGCGCCGAGATGTATCTCGGCAACCCGAAGAATCTCGGCAACCAGTTCAAATATGCCGACCGGCGCAACTCGCCCTGCGTGGTCATCCAGGGCTCAGACGAGCGGGCCGCCGGCACGGTGCAGATCAAGGATCTGATCGAGGGCGCCAAGGCCGCCGCCGCCATCACCGACAATGCGGAATGGCGCGAGAGCCGCCCGGCGCAGTTTTCCTGTGCCGAGGCCGAACTGGTGGCCAAGGTGATCGAGGTGCTCGACCATCACGGCGTGCCGCACGGCGCGGCGCTGGGCTAA
- a CDS encoding acyl-[ACP]--phospholipid O-acyltransferase, translated as MFTRLMTSRRFAPLFWCQFFSAFNDNFVKNAMALLILYGLASTAETGGALVTLAGGVFILPFFLFSSLGGQLADRYDKALIARRLKFAEIWIVLVASSGFVLGSLPLLFIGLFLMGTLSALFGPVKYGILPDHLARDELVSGNALVEMATFAAILGGTVGGAIAVTHTHDWAVAGFTFVFAVICWLSARAIPHTAEGAPDLKIDANIWRSTVALISELRATPAIWRGTLIVSWFWLVGAVVLALLPTLVKEDVGGTEGVVTLFLLLFTVGVAIGSTLAAKLSEGRILLALVPFAGFVMAGFALFLGAHFAALTPAAEPIGWYDFLTSDVGLLAALGLVGLAAAGGAFVVPTFAFVQAEAGEDRRARVIAGNNVLNAAFMTVGAVVVAGLQAAGVGAPALLALIGVTTLVAAFLTARAFRGHVLRDLIRLVFRVAFRVEVKGAEHLKAAGPGSVIAINHVSFLDAPLIMALLDHDPIFAVDAGIAERWWIKPFLKLVRAFPLDPTRPLATRDLIRLVQQGERLVIFPEGRITVTGSIMKIYDGSALVADKAKAPVVPVRIEGLEQTYFSRLTPDQTRKRLFPKVRVTILPPQRIELDPELFGRKRRRAAGAALYDIMSDLIFETSHTDQTIYQAVKEAGERLGMGRLVVEDPLGTALTYRKLVLGARILGDKLAEVTERGEKVGVLLPNAAGIAVVLMGLSRHGRVPVMLNYTAGAVNLVAACKAAQVKIVVASQAFIDKARLEAEVAELSKHVRVLLTEDLRAQVTGADKFKALLPLPDPKPAHPDEPAFILFTSGSEGSPKGVVLSHRNILTNVAQVAARIDFSPADIMFNVLPVFHSFGLTGGLILPMVSGLKTYLYPSPLHYRIIPELVYATNATAIVGTDTFLMGYARTANPYDFRSLRFVVAGAEPVKTETRRVWMEKFGHRILEGYGVTECAPVLAVNTPMFNRAGTVGRMLPGIEHVLEPMTGIEEGGRLRVRGPNIMLGYIRAEAPGVLEPPEEGWYDTGDIVALDEEGFVAIRGRVKRFAKIAGEMISLAAIDAMVAALRPDAEHVAVAIPDAKRGERILLLTTATDLTRAALQAHGREIGVTELMIPAEILPMDSLPLLGTGKVDFTKARVMALEMIAARNVTAGGAGGPA; from the coding sequence TTGTTCACCCGGCTGATGACGTCACGGCGCTTCGCGCCGCTTTTCTGGTGCCAGTTCTTCTCCGCCTTCAACGACAATTTCGTGAAGAACGCCATGGCGCTCCTCATCCTCTACGGCCTCGCCTCGACGGCGGAGACCGGCGGGGCGCTGGTGACGCTGGCGGGCGGCGTGTTCATCCTGCCCTTCTTCCTGTTCTCCAGCCTCGGCGGGCAACTGGCCGACCGCTACGACAAGGCGCTGATCGCCCGCCGGCTGAAATTCGCCGAGATCTGGATCGTGCTCGTCGCCTCCTCCGGCTTCGTGCTCGGCTCGCTGCCGCTGCTGTTCATCGGCCTGTTCCTGATGGGCACGCTGAGCGCGCTGTTCGGGCCGGTGAAATACGGCATCCTGCCCGACCATCTCGCCCGCGATGAGCTGGTCTCCGGCAATGCGCTGGTGGAGATGGCGACCTTCGCCGCCATTCTCGGCGGCACGGTCGGCGGCGCCATCGCCGTCACCCATACGCATGACTGGGCGGTGGCCGGCTTCACCTTCGTCTTCGCGGTGATCTGCTGGCTGAGCGCGCGGGCCATTCCGCACACGGCGGAAGGCGCGCCCGATCTCAAGATCGACGCCAACATCTGGCGCAGCACGGTGGCGCTGATTTCCGAGCTGCGCGCCACCCCCGCCATCTGGCGCGGCACGCTCATCGTCTCCTGGTTCTGGCTGGTCGGCGCTGTGGTGCTGGCGCTGCTGCCGACGCTGGTGAAGGAAGATGTCGGCGGCACGGAAGGCGTCGTCACGCTGTTCCTGCTGCTGTTCACTGTCGGCGTTGCCATCGGCTCCACGCTGGCGGCCAAGCTCTCCGAAGGGCGCATATTGCTGGCGCTGGTGCCGTTCGCCGGCTTCGTCATGGCGGGCTTCGCGCTGTTCCTCGGCGCGCATTTCGCCGCGCTGACGCCCGCCGCCGAGCCGATCGGCTGGTATGATTTCCTCACCTCGGATGTCGGCCTGCTGGCCGCGCTCGGACTTGTCGGCCTCGCCGCCGCGGGCGGCGCCTTCGTGGTGCCGACCTTCGCCTTCGTGCAGGCGGAAGCGGGCGAGGATCGCCGCGCCCGCGTCATCGCCGGCAATAACGTGCTGAACGCCGCCTTCATGACGGTGGGCGCGGTGGTGGTCGCCGGTCTTCAGGCCGCCGGCGTCGGCGCGCCGGCGCTGCTGGCGCTTATCGGCGTGACGACGCTCGTCGCCGCCTTCCTGACGGCGCGGGCCTTCCGCGGCCATGTGCTGCGCGACCTGATCCGCCTCGTTTTCCGCGTCGCCTTCCGCGTGGAGGTGAAGGGCGCCGAGCATCTGAAGGCCGCCGGGCCCGGCTCGGTCATCGCCATCAACCATGTGAGCTTCCTCGACGCGCCGCTCATCATGGCGCTGCTCGACCACGACCCGATCTTCGCGGTCGATGCGGGCATCGCCGAGCGGTGGTGGATCAAGCCGTTCCTCAAGCTGGTCCGCGCCTTCCCGCTCGACCCCACTCGCCCGCTGGCGACGCGCGACCTCATCCGCCTCGTCCAGCAGGGCGAGCGGCTGGTGATCTTCCCGGAGGGGCGCATCACCGTCACCGGCTCGATCATGAAGATCTATGACGGCTCGGCGCTGGTGGCCGACAAGGCGAAGGCGCCGGTGGTGCCGGTGCGCATCGAGGGGCTGGAGCAGACCTATTTCTCGCGCCTCACCCCGGACCAGACGCGCAAGCGCCTGTTCCCCAAGGTGCGCGTCACCATCCTGCCGCCGCAGCGCATCGAGCTCGACCCGGAGCTGTTCGGCCGCAAGCGCCGGCGCGCGGCGGGCGCGGCGCTCTACGACATCATGTCGGACCTAATCTTCGAGACCTCGCACACCGACCAGACCATCTATCAGGCGGTGAAGGAGGCGGGCGAGCGGCTCGGCATGGGGCGCCTCGTGGTGGAAGATCCGCTCGGCACCGCGCTCACCTACCGCAAGCTGGTGCTCGGCGCGCGCATCCTCGGCGACAAGCTGGCAGAGGTCACCGAACGTGGCGAGAAGGTCGGCGTGCTGCTGCCCAACGCAGCGGGCATCGCCGTCGTGCTGATGGGCCTGTCCCGCCATGGCCGCGTGCCGGTGATGCTGAACTACACCGCCGGCGCCGTGAACCTCGTCGCGGCCTGCAAGGCGGCTCAGGTGAAGATCGTCGTCGCCTCCCAGGCCTTCATCGACAAGGCGCGGCTGGAGGCGGAGGTGGCCGAGCTGTCGAAGCATGTGCGCGTGCTGCTCACCGAGGATCTGCGCGCCCAGGTCACCGGCGCCGACAAGTTCAAGGCGTTGCTGCCGCTGCCCGACCCCAAGCCCGCCCACCCGGACGAGCCGGCCTTCATCCTGTTCACCTCGGGCTCGGAAGGCAGTCCCAAGGGCGTCGTGCTCTCCCACCGCAACATCCTGACCAATGTGGCGCAGGTGGCGGCGCGGATCGACTTCTCGCCGGCCGACATCATGTTCAACGTGCTGCCGGTGTTCCATTCCTTCGGCCTCACCGGCGGGCTGATCCTGCCGATGGTGTCGGGCCTCAAGACCTATCTCTACCCCTCGCCGCTGCACTACCGGATCATCCCGGAACTGGTCTACGCCACCAACGCCACCGCCATTGTCGGCACCGACACCTTCCTCATGGGCTATGCCCGCACGGCCAACCCCTATGATTTCCGCTCGCTGCGCTTCGTGGTGGCCGGCGCCGAGCCGGTGAAGACGGAGACGCGGCGTGTGTGGATGGAGAAGTTCGGCCACCGCATTCTGGAGGGTTATGGCGTGACCGAATGCGCGCCGGTGCTGGCGGTGAACACGCCGATGTTCAACCGCGCCGGCACGGTGGGCCGGATGCTGCCGGGCATCGAGCATGTGCTGGAGCCGATGACGGGGATCGAGGAAGGCGGGCGGCTGCGCGTGCGCGGGCCGAACATCATGCTCGGCTATATCCGCGCCGAGGCGCCGGGCGTCCTCGAGCCACCGGAGGAGGGCTGGTACGACACCGGCGACATCGTCGCGCTGGACGAGGAGGGCTTCGTCGCCATTCGCGGCCGGGTCAAGCGCTTCGCCAAGATCGCCGGCGAGATGATCTCGCTCGCTGCCATCGACGCCATGGTGGCCGCGCTGCGGCCGGATGCGGAGCATGTCGCGGTCGCCATTCCCGACGCCAAGCGCGGCGAGCGTATCCTCCTGCTCACCACCGCCACCGACCTCACCCGCGCGGCCCTGCAGGCGCACGGGCGCGAGATTGGCGTGACCGAGCTGATGATCCCGGCCGAGATCCTGCCCATGGACAGCCTGCCGCTGCTCGGCACCGGCAAGGTGGACTTCACCAAGGCGCGCGTCATGGCGCTGGAGATGATCGCCGCCCGCAACGTCACGGCGGGCGGGGCTGGAGGCCCGGCATGA
- a CDS encoding TetR/AcrR family transcriptional regulator, whose product MSLRPARPVARAASTAPRRGRDGTETRARIEAEALALFAAKGVDGTSVRDIAQAAGLSEGALYRHFPSKEELARELFLSRYATLARDISAVDAGGGTLAEKIATVVGLACRLFDAEPALFAYLLIHQHDHLRYVPDTPEGNVVEAVARLMRGAGLSGEGATLTAAMALGCVVQPAVFALYGRLDGPLAPRAGEIASAVMALVERAKAG is encoded by the coding sequence ATGAGCCTTCGCCCCGCGCGCCCCGTGGCCCGAGCCGCCTCCACCGCGCCCCGGCGCGGCCGGGACGGGACGGAGACGCGCGCGCGGATTGAGGCGGAGGCGCTGGCTCTGTTCGCGGCCAAGGGCGTGGACGGCACTTCGGTGCGCGACATCGCGCAGGCGGCCGGCCTGTCGGAAGGGGCGCTCTACCGCCACTTCCCCTCCAAGGAGGAACTGGCGCGCGAGCTATTCCTGTCCCGCTACGCCACGCTCGCCCGCGACATCAGCGCGGTCGATGCGGGCGGTGGCACGCTGGCGGAGAAGATCGCCACGGTGGTGGGGCTCGCCTGCCGGCTGTTCGATGCCGAGCCGGCGCTGTTCGCCTACCTGCTCATCCACCAGCACGACCATCTGCGCTACGTGCCGGACACGCCGGAGGGCAATGTGGTGGAAGCGGTGGCGCGCCTGATGCGCGGCGCGGGATTGTCCGGCGAGGGCGCGACGCTCACCGCCGCCATGGCGCTGGGCTGCGTGGTGCAGCCGGCGGTGTTCGCGCTCTATGGCCGCCTCGACGGCCCGCTCGCCCCCCGCGCCGGCGAGATCGCCAGCGCCGTCATGGCGCTGGTGGAGCGGGCCAAGGCCGGCTGA
- a CDS encoding YbaB/EbfC family nucleoid-associated protein has translation MKDLLGMMSKVKEMQARMEQMQAELESIEVDGASGGGMVTVRLTAKGALKAIRIDPSLLNPDEAEILEDLIVAAHAEARAKGERLIQEKTQALTAGLPIPPGMKLF, from the coding sequence ATGAAAGACCTTCTCGGCATGATGTCCAAGGTGAAGGAGATGCAGGCCCGCATGGAACAGATGCAGGCCGAACTGGAAAGCATCGAGGTGGACGGCGCCTCGGGCGGCGGCATGGTCACGGTGCGCCTCACCGCCAAGGGCGCGCTGAAGGCGATCCGCATCGACCCGAGCCTGCTTAATCCCGACGAGGCCGAGATTCTCGAAGACCTCATCGTCGCCGCCCACGCGGAAGCCCGCGCCAAGGGCGAGCGGCTGATCCAGGAGAAGACGCAGGCGCTCACCGCCGGCCTGCCGATCCCGCCCGGCATGAAGCTGTTCTGA
- a CDS encoding DNA polymerase III subunit gamma/tau: MSADSHDLPAAEDVDASPGFDLGEAPQSVRGAVTPYRVLARKYRPQTFADLIGQEAMVRTLKNAFSSGRIAQAYILTGVRGVGKTTTARILARALNYEPADGPAGGGAPTLDMPVLGRHCRDIIESRHVDVQEMDAASNTGIGDIREIIEAARYKPVLARYKVFIIDEVHMLSTAAFNGLLKTLEEPPEHVKFIFATTEIRKVPVTVLSRTQRFDLRRVDAGTMARHLRGICDAEGVGIDVEALSLVARAAEGSVRDALSLLDQAIAHAGGSVHGEQVRSLLGLADRGRVIDLFEALMKGDIGQALTELREQYDSGADPAVVLTDLAEFTHLVTKLKILPQTADDPSLIEAERTRGREFANGLSMRVLSRAWQMLNRGLAEVQQAAKPMQAAEMVLVRLAYASDLPTPDEALRRLRDSADDAPARPPSGGGGSSGGGSSGGSSSGGSAATAMAAPRFAAPSAAPSAAPSSAPVAASHLSVAARGTPQPAGRTEAKPSVGVNTLADLVVLATQKRDLKAKFALENQVRPVSFEDGKLEFSLAPGASMALVQELQTKISDWTGKRWLVALSREEGEATLAEQAKSARETLLTDVRADPLVAAVLARFPGASVVDVRTQVADEGPPPGSLDDYEMMAARDDAGPDDDLDF, encoded by the coding sequence ATGAGCGCGGACAGCCACGATCTTCCGGCAGCCGAAGACGTCGATGCCTCCCCCGGTTTCGATCTCGGCGAGGCCCCGCAGAGCGTGCGCGGCGCGGTGACGCCCTATCGCGTGCTCGCCCGCAAATACCGGCCGCAGACCTTCGCCGACTTGATCGGCCAGGAGGCGATGGTCCGCACGCTGAAGAACGCCTTCAGCTCGGGCCGCATCGCGCAGGCCTATATCCTCACGGGCGTGCGCGGCGTCGGCAAGACCACCACCGCCCGCATCCTGGCCCGGGCGCTGAATTACGAGCCGGCGGACGGTCCCGCCGGGGGGGGCGCTCCGACGCTCGACATGCCCGTGCTCGGCCGGCATTGCCGCGACATCATCGAAAGCCGGCATGTCGACGTGCAGGAGATGGACGCGGCGTCCAACACCGGCATTGGCGACATCCGCGAGATCATCGAGGCTGCCCGCTACAAGCCGGTGCTGGCGCGCTACAAGGTCTTCATCATCGACGAAGTGCACATGCTCTCCACCGCCGCCTTCAACGGCCTGTTGAAGACGTTGGAGGAGCCGCCCGAGCATGTGAAGTTCATCTTCGCCACCACGGAAATCCGCAAGGTGCCGGTGACCGTGCTCTCGCGCACGCAGCGCTTCGACCTGCGCCGTGTCGATGCCGGGACGATGGCGCGGCACCTGCGCGGCATCTGCGACGCGGAAGGCGTCGGCATTGATGTGGAGGCGCTGAGCCTCGTCGCCCGCGCGGCGGAAGGCTCGGTGCGCGACGCGCTCTCGCTGCTCGATCAGGCCATCGCCCATGCCGGCGGGTCCGTGCATGGCGAACAGGTGCGCTCCCTGCTCGGCCTCGCCGATCGCGGGCGGGTCATCGACCTGTTCGAGGCGCTGATGAAGGGCGATATCGGCCAGGCGCTGACCGAGCTGCGCGAGCAATATGACAGCGGCGCCGACCCGGCGGTGGTGCTGACCGACCTCGCCGAGTTCACCCATCTCGTCACCAAGCTGAAGATCCTGCCGCAGACGGCGGACGATCCCTCGCTGATCGAGGCCGAGCGCACGCGGGGGCGCGAGTTCGCCAATGGCCTGTCCATGCGGGTGCTCTCGCGGGCGTGGCAGATGCTCAATCGCGGCCTCGCCGAGGTGCAGCAGGCGGCCAAGCCCATGCAGGCGGCGGAAATGGTGCTGGTGCGCCTCGCCTATGCCAGCGACCTGCCGACCCCCGACGAGGCGCTGCGCCGCCTGCGCGACAGCGCGGACGATGCGCCCGCCCGCCCGCCCTCCGGTGGCGGCGGATCGTCGGGTGGGGGATCGTCGGGTGGTTCATCTTCCGGCGGCTCGGCGGCCACCGCCATGGCGGCCCCGCGCTTTGCCGCCCCGAGCGCCGCCCCAAGCGCCGCGCCATCCTCGGCGCCCGTGGCGGCGAGCCATCTGTCGGTTGCCGCGCGCGGCACGCCGCAGCCCGCAGGGCGGACGGAAGCCAAGCCCAGCGTCGGGGTCAACACCCTCGCCGATCTCGTGGTGCTCGCGACGCAGAAGCGCGACCTCAAGGCCAAGTTCGCGCTGGAGAACCAGGTGCGCCCGGTCTCCTTCGAGGACGGCAAGCTGGAATTCTCCCTCGCGCCGGGTGCCTCCATGGCGCTGGTGCAGGAGCTTCAGACCAAGATTTCCGACTGGACCGGCAAGCGCTGGCTGGTCGCGCTCTCCCGCGAGGAGGGTGAGGCGACGCTGGCCGAGCAGGCCAAGTCCGCCCGCGAAACGCTGCTCACCGATGTGCGCGCCGACCCGCTGGTAGCCGCCGTGCTCGCCCGCTTCCCCGGCGCCTCGGTGGTGGATGTGCGCACGCAGGTCGCCGATGAGGGCCCGCCGCCGGGCTCGCTCGACGATTACGAAATGATGGCCGCGCGCGACGATGCCGGCCCGGACGATGATCTGGATTTTTAA
- the pip gene encoding prolyl aminopeptidase, producing MSELRTLYPAIEPFESGMLDVGDGHAIYYERVGTKGGKPAVFLHGGPGAGISPDYRRLFDPARYEVVLFDQRGCGRSTPYADLTNNTTWHLVADIERLREKFGFATWQVFGGSWGSTLALAYAETHPERVSELILRGIYTVTRPELDWYYRFGVSEMFPDKWERFLAPLKTDAERADPIRAYRALLTSEDEAVKIEAAKAWAIWEGETITLLPNPAFTAPWHDGHFALAFSRIENHYFFHDAWLEDRQLLNNAHKLAGIPGVIVHGRYDMPCPARYAWELHKAWPQAEFHLIEGAGHAYCEPGILDRLIRATDGFGGR from the coding sequence ATGAGCGAACTGCGCACCCTCTACCCCGCCATCGAACCCTTCGAGAGCGGGATGCTCGATGTCGGCGACGGGCACGCGATCTATTACGAGCGCGTCGGCACCAAGGGCGGCAAGCCCGCCGTGTTCCTGCATGGCGGGCCGGGCGCCGGCATCTCCCCGGATTATCGCCGGCTGTTCGATCCCGCGCGCTACGAGGTCGTGCTGTTCGACCAGCGGGGCTGCGGGCGCTCGACGCCCTATGCCGACCTCACCAACAACACGACCTGGCATCTCGTCGCCGATATCGAGCGGCTGCGGGAGAAATTCGGCTTCGCCACATGGCAGGTGTTCGGCGGCTCCTGGGGCTCGACGCTGGCGCTCGCCTACGCCGAGACGCACCCCGAGCGGGTCTCCGAACTCATCCTGCGCGGCATCTACACCGTCACCCGCCCGGAACTCGACTGGTACTACCGCTTCGGCGTCTCCGAAATGTTCCCCGACAAATGGGAACGCTTCCTCGCGCCGCTGAAGACCGACGCCGAGCGCGCCGACCCGATCCGCGCTTACCGCGCCTTGCTCACCAGCGAGGACGAGGCGGTGAAGATCGAGGCCGCCAAGGCCTGGGCGATCTGGGAGGGCGAGACCATCACGCTGCTGCCCAACCCCGCCTTCACCGCGCCCTGGCATGACGGGCATTTCGCGCTCGCCTTCTCGCGCATCGAGAACCACTATTTCTTCCACGATGCCTGGCTGGAGGACCGCCAGCTCCTCAACAATGCGCACAAGCTCGCCGGCATTCCCGGCGTCATCGTGCATGGCCGCTACGACATGCCCTGCCCCGCCCGCTACGCCTGGGAGCTGCACAAGGCCTGGCCGCAGGCCGAGTTCCACCTCATCGAGGGCGCCGGCCACGCCTATTGCGAGCCGGGCATCCTCGATCGGCTGATACGGGCGACGGACGGGTTTGGGGGGAGGTGA
- a CDS encoding HIT domain-containing protein gives MSEASGFGLDPRLEADTFPVGDLSLCTVRLMNDARFPWLILVPRQPDLAELIDLDDAARAQLTTEIDAASRVLKAATGCDKLNVAALGNMVRQLHIHVIARFTSDAAWPGPVWGVGQRKDYAAPQAMVLAGRLRRELGCA, from the coding sequence ATGAGCGAGGCATCCGGGTTCGGGCTTGATCCACGGCTGGAGGCCGACACGTTTCCGGTCGGCGATCTCAGCCTTTGTACCGTGCGGCTGATGAATGATGCGCGCTTTCCCTGGCTGATCCTCGTGCCGCGCCAGCCGGACCTTGCCGAGCTGATCGACCTCGACGACGCGGCGCGGGCCCAGCTCACCACGGAGATCGACGCGGCGAGCCGGGTGCTGAAGGCGGCGACCGGCTGCGACAAGCTGAATGTCGCGGCGCTCGGCAATATGGTGCGCCAGCTCCACATCCATGTGATCGCCCGCTTCACCTCGGACGCCGCCTGGCCCGGCCCGGTCTGGGGCGTGGGGCAGCGCAAGGACTATGCGGCGCCGCAGGCCATGGTGCTGGCCGGCCGGCTGCGCCGCGAATTGGGGTGTGCCTGA